The Enterobacter asburiae genome window below encodes:
- the ogt gene encoding methylated-DNA--[protein]-cysteine S-methyltransferase translates to MLRLLEDKIATPLGPLWVIADEQFCLRAVEWEEHSDRMEELLHVHYRAQEYERIRATNPGGLSDKLAAYFEGDLSIIDTLPTATAGTPFQREVWQALRSIPCGQVMHYGQLAEQLGRAGAARAVGAANGSNPVSIVVPCHRVIGRNGTMTGYAGGVQRKEWLLRHEGYLLL, encoded by the coding sequence GGGTGATCGCGGACGAGCAGTTCTGCCTGCGCGCCGTCGAATGGGAAGAGCACAGCGACCGGATGGAAGAACTGCTCCATGTTCACTACCGGGCGCAGGAATATGAACGTATTCGTGCCACCAACCCGGGCGGGCTGAGCGACAAGCTTGCGGCCTACTTCGAAGGCGATCTCAGCATCATCGATACTCTGCCGACCGCCACGGCAGGCACGCCTTTTCAGCGCGAAGTGTGGCAGGCGCTGCGGTCCATTCCCTGCGGGCAGGTCATGCATTACGGCCAGCTCGCGGAACAGCTAGGCCGCGCAGGCGCCGCACGCGCGGTGGGTGCCGCTAACGGCTCTAACCCGGTCAGTATCGTGGTGCCGTGCCATCGCGTCATTGGCCGCAACGGCACCATGACAGGCTATGCCGGCGGCGTGCAGCGCAAAGAGTGGTTGCTGCGTCACGAAGGGTATCTCCTGCTCTAG